A stretch of the Aegilops tauschii subsp. strangulata cultivar AL8/78 chromosome 4, Aet v6.0, whole genome shotgun sequence genome encodes the following:
- the LOC109779276 gene encoding josephin-like protein — translation MESGARSEAKPDEEGPAPAGSSSGSKVYHERQRMQFCLLHALNNLMQEKESFTRAELDGIAENLVLTDPNKERWTPLSLIWKPHHNALTGNYDVNVLIAAVESRKKKVVWHDHRKGASSIDLDAEALVGLMINVPVRRLRGLWTGRHWVAIRSIDGIWFNLDSDLPSAKQFQCKEKLIAFLDSVLSQGGELMIVLQDE, via the exons ATGGAGTCGGGAGCCAGATCAGAAGCAAAGCCAGACGAGGAAGGGCCGGCCCCGGCGGGAAGCAGCAGCGGCAGCAAGGTGTACCACGAGAGGCAAAGGATGCAGTTCTGCCTCCTCCACGCCCTCAACAACCTTATGCAG GAAAAAGAATCGTTCACCCGAGCTGAGCTGGATGGGATTGCTGAAAATCTTGTTCTTACTGATCCAAACAAGGAGAGATGGACTCCTCTATCGTTGATTTGGAAGCCCCACCACAATGCATTAACAGGGAACTATGATGTAAATGTTCTTATCGCGGCGGTAGAATCTAGAAAGAAGAAGGTAGTTTGGCATGATCATCGGAAGGGGGCATCTTCGATAGATCTGGATGCCGAAGCGCTGGTAGGTCTGATGATCAATGTACCGGTCAGGAGGTTGAGGGGCCTGTGGACCGGGAGGCATTGGGTGGCAATTCGAAGCATTGATGGCATCTGGTTTAATCTGGACAGCGATCTTCCGTCGGCCAAGCAGTTTCAGTGCAAAGAAAAACTAATTGCGTTCCTGGACAGCGTTCTCAGTCAAGGCGGGGAGCTCATGATCGTGCTCCAAGACGAATGA